From one Rhodamnia argentea isolate NSW1041297 chromosome 1, ASM2092103v1, whole genome shotgun sequence genomic stretch:
- the LOC115743917 gene encoding uncharacterized protein LOC115743917 → MSTGGGFAVLDGSQLGDIDLSLPDHPASALTGAQVIELAESKVSDRLYGLSLPETIRSGALGRVGCVDGASFQGAKLDGDQAVEKLKEYVAAIADQLKDDPIVVSILDGSALRLYLEDEDDFAMLAENLFTELDTEDTGKIKKSEIRRALDHMGVDMGVPPPSELPLLGDILKKHGAEGEEEVGQAQFAEVLQPVLHELADTLAEKHIVVTHNVKVVNGSKIRKFLDNEKQLENVTEKVLEGNHEQSCVETVRKYLEKNGTDMGLPPLDIEEAVALYNAVFYSAAYNKSVLEWRKEEIREIVKEILGKFAEQLESDPVFIDLGN, encoded by the exons atgTCGACCGGAGGAGGCTTCGCAGTTCTCGACGGCTCGCAGCTCGGAGACATTGACCTCTCTCTCCCCGATCATCCCGCTTCCGCTCTCACCGGCGCTCAG GTGATTGAGCTTGCGGAGTCCAAAGTTAGCGATCGCCTGTACGGCCTCTCGTTGCCGGAGACCATCAGGTCCGGCGCTCTTGGCCGCGTCGGTTGCGTCGATGGCGCCAGTTTCCAAGGAGCCAAGCTGGACGGGGATCAGGCTGTGGAGAAACTCAAGGAGTATGTCGCTGCGATCGCTGATCAATTGAAAG ATGATCCCATTGTTGTATCAATTTTGGATGGAAGTGCTTTACGCTTATATctagaggatgaagatgattttGCAATGTTAGCAGAGAATCTCTTCACAGAACTAGATACTGAAGATACAGGAAAGATCAAGAAGAGTGAGATTAGAAGAGCTCTTGACCACATGGGGGTCGACATGGGCGTTCCTCCACCTTCAG AGTTACCCCTGCTTGGTGACATCTTGAAGAAACATGGAGCTGAAGGGGAAGAGGAAGTGGGCCAAGCACAATTTGCGGAAGTACTTCAGCCTGTTCTACATGAACTAGCAGATACCCTGGCTGAAAAGCATATCGTTGTCACTCATAACGTGAAGGTTGTCAATGGTTCTAAGATCAGAAAG TTTTTGGACAACGAAAAGCAACTGGAAAATGTCACGGAGAAGGTATTGGAGGGGAATCATGAACAAAGTTGTGTCGAAACAGTTAGGAAGTATCTGGAGAAAAACGGTACTGATATGGGGTTGCCACCACTGGATATTGAAGAAGCAGTTGCTCTTTACAATGCAGTATTCTATAGTGCTGCTTACAATAAGAGTGTTTTggaatggagaaaggaagaaatcCGTGAAATCGTGAAGGAGATCTTGGGGAAGTTTGCGGAGCAGCTGGAAAGCGATCCTGTTTTCATCGATCTTGGCAATTGA
- the LOC115732739 gene encoding calcium-transporting ATPase 12, plasma membrane-type-like, with the protein MVREKRLESLAQLGGIKQLASILMTNPDNGLSGDETDLMQRTDVFGANKYNKPPAKNFLSFVLDALKDMTIIILIACAVLSLVFGIKQHGLKEGWYDGGSIIIAIFLVVAVSALSNYKQGRQFQKLSKVSSNIRVEVVRDGRRQPISIFDAVVGDVMFLKIGDQVPADGLFVDGHSLKVDKSSMTGESDHVEIYSENPFLLLGTKVIDGYGRMMVASVGMNTAWGEMMSSVSRDLDEETPLQARLNKLTSFIGKVGLLVAALVLLVLMTRYFTGHTQDEAGHREFTSGKTKSGDVMDAVVRIVAAAVTIVVVAIPEGLPLAVTLTLAYSMKRMMGDNAMVRKLSACETMGSATTICTDKTGTLTLNEMRVTEFWMGKEHVSVDASRKIAASILEILLQGIGLNTTGTIHVRPLVSAPEILGSPTEKAILSWGALELGLMMDQLKQDWEIIQVEAFNSEKKRSGVAVRRRGELVIHIHWKGAAEMILALCSDYYSQSGTVNVMNDEARSEFGTIIKNMADKSLRCIAFAYRKINGSLAQVHGRLEEDGLTLLGIVGIKDTCRPGVRSAVASCRNAGVNIKMITGDNVHTARAIALECGILNPNKDLEHEAIVEGVQFRNYSPEQRMAAIEKIQVMARLFPFDKLLMV; encoded by the coding sequence ATGGTAAGAGAGAAAAGGTTAGAATCTCTAGCTCAACTTGGTGGCATTAAACAACTCGCTTCAATTCTCATGACAAATCCCGACAATGGCTTGAGCGGAGATGAAACCGACCTTATGCAGCGAACCGATGTTTTCGGTGCGAATAAGTACAATAAGCCGCCGGCAAAGAACTTTCTCAGTTTTGTGCTTGATGCACTCAAAGACATGACCATAATCATTCTCATAGCATGCGCTGTTCTCTCTTTAGTATTCGGCATCAAACAGCACGGCCTCAAAGAAGGTTGGTATGATGGTGGGAGTATCATCATCGCCATCTTTCTAGTTGTCGCCGTGTCTGCTCTCAGCAACTATAAGCAAGGAAGGCAGTTCCAGAAACTTTCAAAAGTGAGCAGCAACATAAGAGTGGAGGTTGTGAGAGATGGCAGGAGGCAACCGATCTCCATATTTGATGCCGTCGTAGGCGATGTCATGTTTCTGAAGATTGGCGACCAGGTTCCAGCTGACGGGTTGTTTGTGGATGGCCATTCCCTGAAGGTCGACAAGTCTAGCATGACCGGTGAAAGCGATCATGTCGAAATCTACAGCGAGAATCCTTTCTTGCTCTTGGGCACCAAAGTGATAGATGGCTATGGTCGCATGATGGTTGCTTCTGTCGGCATGAACACTGCGTGGGGCGAGATGATGAGTTCCGTGAGCCGCGACTTAGATGAAGAGACCCCGCTCCAAGCCCGTCTAAACAAGTTGACTTCCTTCATCGGGAAGGTTGGGCTGTTGGTAGCTGCACTGGTGCTTCTCGTCTTAATGACCCGCTACTTCACCGGACACACCCAAGACGAGGCCGGACACAGAGAATTCACCAGCGGGAAGACCAAGTCCGGTGACGTGATGGATGCAGTCGTGCGCATAGTTGCCGCAGCGGTGACCATTGTGGTGGTGGCTATACCTGAGGGTTTACCGTTGGCCGTCACTTTGACGCTGGCCTACTCCATGAAGCGCATGATGGGCGACAATGCCATGGTCCGGAAGCTCTCTGCCTGTGAAACCATGGGTTCTGCCACAACAATCTGTACGGATAAAACCGGGACTCTCACGTTAAACGAGATGAGAGTCACTGAGTTCTGGATGGGGAAAGAACATGTGAGTGTAGATGCATCCAGAAAAATTGCAGCCAGCATCCTTGAAATCCTACTGCAAGGAATCGGCTTGAACACAACAGGTACTATCCACGTGCGACCTTTGGTTTCTGCTCCTGAGATTTTAGGCAGTCCAACAGAGAAAGCAATACTTTCTTGGGGTGCGCTCGAATTGGGTCTGATGATGGATCAACTTAAGCAAGACTGGGAGATAATCCAAGTCGAGGCATTCAATTCTGAGAAAAAGAGAAGCGGGGTTGCAGtgaggaggagaggagagcTGGTCATTCACATACACTGGAAGGGAGCTGCTGAGATGATCTTGGCATTGTGTTCAGATTATTACAGCCAGAGTGGGACGGTGAACGTCATGAATGATGAAGCAAGGTCTGAGTTCGGGACAATCATAAAAAATATGGCAGACAAAAGCCTGCGCTGCATCGCATTCGCCTACAGAAAAATCAATGGTTCGCTTGCTCAAGTTCATGGGAGACTCGAGGAAGATGGACTTACATTGTTAGGGATAGTGGGGATAAAAGATACATGCAGACCGGGTGTGAGGAGTGCAGTGGCGTCCTGTAGAAATGCCGGAGTGAACATCAAGATGATCACAGGAGACAATGTGCACACTGCAAGAGCTATAGCCCTGGAATGTGGGATACTCAATCCCAACAAAGATCTCGAACACGAAGCCATAGTAGAGGGCGTTCAGTTTCGCAACTACTCACCCGAACAGAGAATGGCAGCAATCGAGAAAATTCAGGTAATGGCTAGATTGTTCCCATTTGATAAGCTTTTGATGGTGTAG
- the LOC115743985 gene encoding neo-calmodulin-like: MNPIRGDALTKQQIDEFQEAFCLLDKDGDGSITIKELATAIKSLDQHPTEEELQSMINEADTDGHGTIEFGEFLNLMARKIKETEIEEELKEAFRVIDKDQDGYISLNELKRVMINLGEKSTEEELEEMMREADLDGDGQISYEEFIRMMLAF; encoded by the exons ATGAATCCGATAAGAGGGGATGCGTTAACTAAACAGCAGATTGATGAGTTCCAGGAAGCGTTTTGTTTGCTGGACAAGGATGGAGATG GTTCCATTACAATTAAGGAATTGGCAACTGCAATAAAATCCTTGGACCAACATCCCACAGAGGAAGAACTTCAAAGCATGATCAATGAGGCCGATACTGATGGCCATGGGACAATAGAATTCGGGGAGTTCTTGAATCTTATGGCCAGAAAAATCAAG GAGACTGAAATCGAAGAGGAACTAAAGGAAGCTTTTAGGGTCATTGACAAGGATCAAGATGGCTACATATCTCTTAATGag TTGAAGCGGGTGATGATCAACCTGGGAGAAAAGTCGACGGAGGAAGAATTGGAAGAGATGATGAGAGAGGCGGATTTGGACGGTGATGGCCAAATTAGTTACGAGGAGTTCATCAGGATGATGCTAGCTTTCTGA
- the LOC115743856 gene encoding calcium-transporting ATPase 12, plasma membrane-type-like: MSSLRLRIPSEAGTDAVLNRCNSLAKIVHRRRWRLAYTVIYFTRALESLSQQVLGRKTDLLRSLSYVAIDINLGNDGNPREGDRPSLRDVDPKILSNMVREKRLESLAQLGGIKQLASILMTNPDNGLSGDETDLMQRTDVFGANKYNKPPAKNFLSFVLDALKDMTIIILIACAVLSLVFGIKQHGLKEGWYDGGSIIIAIFLVVAVSALSNYKQGRQFQKLSKVSSNIRVEVVRDGRRQPISIFDVVVGDVVFLKVGDQVPADGLFVDGHSLKVDESSMTGESDHVEIYSENPFLLSGTKVIDGYGRMMVASVGMNTAWGEMMSSVSRDLDEETPLQARLNKLTSFIGKVGLLVAVLVLLVLMIRYFTGHTQDEAGHREFTSGNTKSGDVMDAVVRIVAAAVTIVVVAIPEGLPLAVTLTLAYSMKRMMGDNAMVRKLSACETMGSATTICTDKTGTLTVNQMRVTEFWMGKEHVSVDASRKIAASILEILLQGIGLNTTGTIHVRPLVSAPEILGSPTEKAILSWGALELGLMMDQLKQDWEIIQVEAFNSEKKRSGVAVRRRGELVIHIHWKGAAEMILALCSDYYSQSGTVNVMNDEARSEFGTIIKNMADKSLRCIAFAYRKINGSLAQVHGRLEEDGLTLLGIVGIKDPCRPGVRSAVASCRNAGVNIKMITGDNVHTARAIALECGILNPDKDLEHEAIVEGVQFRNYSPGQRMAAIEKIQVMARSSPFDKLLMVQCLKQKGHVVAVTGDGTNDAPALKEADIGLSMGIQGTEVAKESSDIVILDDNFASVVTILRWGRCVYNNIQKFIQFQLTVNVAALVINFVAAISSGDVPLTAVQLLWVNLIMDTLGALALATEQPTNDLLLKPPVGRTEPLINRVMWRNLTSQALYQVIVLLTLQFKGSSIFGVDKKVKDTIIFNCFVLCQVFNEFNARKLEDKNVFKGIHRNKLFLGIVSMTIILQVVMVEFLKRFANTERLDWGQWGACIGLAALSWPIGWLVKCIPVSGKNFFFSRGEDAS; this comes from the coding sequence ATGTCGTCTTTGAGGCTCCGTATACCTAGCGAAGCAGGGACCGATGCCGTGCTCAACCGCTGCAATAGCCTGGCGAAGATTGTCCACAGGCGAAGGTGGCGCTTGGCTTACACAGTCATATACTTCACCAGGGCTCTCGAGTCTCTGTCACAACAGGTCCTCGGGAGGAAGACGGACCTGTTGCGGTCGCTCTCTTACGTTGCCATTGACATCAACCTCGGAAACGATGGTAACCCACGTGAAGGAGATCGCCCCTCGCTTCGGGATGTTGACCCAAAGATCCTGAGTAACATGGTAAGAGAGAAAAGGTTAGAATCTCTAGCTCAACTCGGTGGCATTAAACAACTCGCTTCAATTCTCATGACAAATCCCGACAATGGATTGAGCGGAGATGAAACCGACCTCATGCAGCGAACCGATGTTTTCGGTGCGAATAAGTACAATAAGCCGCCGGCAAAGAACTTTCTCAGTTTTGTGCTTGATGCACTCAAAGACATGACCATAATCATTCTCATAGCATGCGCTGTTCTCTCTTTAGTATTCGGCATCAAACAACACGGCCTCAAAGAAGGTTGGTATGATGGTGGGAGTATCATCATCGCCATCTTTCTAGTTGTCGCCGTGTCTGCTCTCAGCAACTATAAGCAAGGAAGGCAGTTCCAGAAACTTTCAAAAGTGAGCAGCAACATAAGAGTGGAGGTTGTGAGAGATGGCAGGAGGCAACCGATCTCCATATTTGATGTCGTTGTAGGCGATGTCGTGTTTCTGAAGGTTGGCGACCAGGTTCCAGCTGACGGGTTGTTTGTGGATGGCCATTCCCTGAAGGTTGACGAGTCTAGCATGACCGGTGAAAGCGATCATGTCGAAATCTACAGCGAGAATCCTTTCTTGCTCTCGGGCACCAAAGTGATAGATGGCTACGGTCGCATGATGGTTGCTTCTGTCGGCATGAACACTGCATGGGGCGAGATGATGAGTTCCGTGAGCCGCGACTTAGATGAAGAGACCCCGCTCCAAGCCCGTCTAAACAAGTTGACTTCCTTCATCGGGAAGGTTGGGCTGTTGGTGGCTGTACTGGTGCTTCTCGTCTTGATGATCCGCTACTTCACCGGACACACCCAAGATGAGGCCGGACACAGAGAATTCACCAGCGGAAATACCAAGTCCGGTGACGTGATGGATGCAGTCGTGCGCATAGTTGCCGCAGCGGTGACCATTGTGGTGGTGGCTATACCTGAGGGCTTACCCTTGGCCGTCACTTTGACGCTGGCCTACTCCATGAAGCGCATGATGGGCGACAATGCCATGGTCCGGAAGCTCTCTGCCTGTGAAACCATGGGTTCTGCGACAACAATCTGTACGGATAAAACCGGGACTCTCACGGTAAACCAGATGAGAGTCACTGAGTTCTGGATGGGGAAAGAACATGTGAGTGTAGATGCATCCAGAAAAATTGCAGCCAGCATCCTTGAAATCCTACTGCAAGGAATCGGCTTGAACACAACAGGTACTATCCACGTGCGACCTTTGGTTTCTGCTCCTGAGATTTTAGGCAGTCCAACAGAGAAAGCAATACTTTCTTGGGGTGCGCTCGAATTGGGTCTGATGATGGATCAACTTAAGCAAGACTGGGAGATAATCCAAGTCGAGGCATTCAATTCTGAGAAAAAGAGAAGCGGGGTTGCAGtgaggaggagaggagagcTGGTCATTCACATACACTGGAAGGGAGCTGCTGAGATGATCTTGGCATTGTGTTCAGATTATTACAGCCAGAGTGGGACGGTGAACGTCATGAATGATGAAGCAAGGTCTGAGTTCGGGACAATCATAAAAAATATGGCAGACAAAAGCCTGCGCTGCATCGCATTCGCCTACAGAAAAATCAATGGTTCGCTTGCTCAAGTTCATGGGAGACTCGAGGAAGATGGACTTACATTGTTAGGGATAGTGGGGATAAAGGATCCATGCAGACCGGGTGTCAGGAGCGCAGTGGCGTCTTGTAGAAATGCCGGAGTGAACATCAAGATGATCACAGGAGACAATGTGCACACTGCAAGAGCTATAGCCCTGGAATGTGGGATACTCAATCCCGACAAAGATCTTGAACACGAAGCCATAGTAGAGGGCGTTCAGTTTCGCAACTACTCACCCGGACAGAGAATGGCAGCAATCGAGAAAATTCAGGTAATGGCTAGATCGTCCCCATTTGATAAGCTTTTGATGGTGCAGTGCTTGAAGCAGAAAGGGCATGTGGTGGCAGTCACTGGTGATGGCACGAATGACGCGCCAGCCCTAAAAGAAGCAGATATCGGCCTCTCCATGGGCATCCAAGGCACTGAGGTGGCAAAGGAGAGCTCAGACATTGTCATCCTGGATGACAATTTCGCCTCTGTGGTGACCATATTGAGGTGGGGGCGGTGCGTCTACAACAACATTCAAAAGTTCATCCAGTTTCAGCTCACGGTGAATGTTGCTGCACTCGTCATCAACTTCGTTGCTGCAATCTCTTCTGGCGATGTCCCTTTGACGGCAGTCCAGCTTCTTTGGGTGAACTTGATTATGGACACCCTGGGAGCTTTGGCGTTGGCCACAGAGCAACCCACAAATGATCTCTTGCTAAAACCGCCGGTTGGACGAACAGAGCCGCTTATCAACAGAGTTATGTGGAGGAATCTCACATCTCAGGCCTTGTACCAAGTTATCGTCCTCCTGACCCTACAATTCAAGGGGAGTTCTATTTTTGGAGTGGACAAGAAAGTGAAGGACACAATTATTTTCAACTGCTTTGTCCTCTGCCAGGTCTTCAATGAATTTAACGCCAGGAAGCTGGAGGACAAAAATGTATTCAAAGGGATACATAGGAACAAGTTGTTCTTGGGCATTGTTAGCATGACAATAATTCTTCAGGTGGTGATGGTCGAGTTTCTGAAGAGGTTTGCCAACACCGAGAGGCTGGACTGGGGACAATGGGGTGCTTGCATCGGACTCGCAGCTTTGTCATGGCCGATTGGTTGGCTTGTTAAGTGTATTCCCGTCTCGggaaaaaatttcttcttttcccgCGGAGAAGATGCGTCCTGA
- the LOC115743984 gene encoding calmodulin-like protein 8: MDMKPRRGEVLTKEQIDEFQEAFCLLDMDGDGCITSKELATAIKSLDQHPTEEELQSMIKEVDIDGNGTIEFGEFLNLMARKIKENEIEEELKEAFKVIDKDQDGYISPNELRRVMIHLGEKLTEEELEAMMREADLDGDGQINYEEFIRMMLAF; encoded by the exons ATGGATATGAAGCCAAGAAGAGGGGAGGTGTTAACTAAAGAGCAGATTGATGAGTTCCAAGAAGCGTTTTGTTTGCTAGACATGGATGGAGATG GTTGCATCACAAGTAAGGAATTGGCGACTGCAATCAAATCCTTGGACCAACATCCCACAGAGGAAGAACTTCAAAGCATGATCAAGGAGGTCGACATCGACGGCAACGGGACGATAGAATTCGGGGAGTTCTTGAATCTTATGGCCAGAAAAATCAAG GAGAATGAAATCGAAGAGGAATTAAAGGAAGCTTTTAAGGTCATTGACAAGGATCAAGATGGCTACATATCTCCTAACGAG TTGAGGCGGGTGATGATTCACCTGGGAGAAAAGTTAACGGAGGAAGAACTGGAAGCGATGATGAGAGAGGCGGATTTGGATGGCGATGGCCAAATCAACTACGAAGAGTTCATCAGGATGATGTTAGCTTTCTGA
- the LOC115743857 gene encoding LOW QUALITY PROTEIN: ammonium transporter 2 member 4-like (The sequence of the model RefSeq protein was modified relative to this genomic sequence to represent the inferred CDS: substituted 1 base at 1 genomic stop codon) yields the protein MALPANLLPDEASPKWLNKADNVWQLTAATLVGLQSIPGLVILYGSMVKGKWAVHSAFMAFYAFAAVLICWVGWGYXMSFGERLAPFLGELGVTLDEEYLLGQAFVGLFPTATMVFFQGVFAVITLILVAGALLGRMNFRAWMVFVPLWLTCSHTVAAYTIWCPDGWLAKLGVIDFSGGYVIHLSSGVGGFTAAYWVGPRADKDRENFPPNNLILMLAGAGLLWMGWTGFNGGAPFAASSVTSLAVLNTHVCAATSSLMWLILDSFLFGEPSVAGAVNGMVTGLVCITPRSGVVQGWAAILMGVVSGSVPWYMMMVLHDKVGLLRQVNDPMSVLHTHAVAGTLGGILTGFFAVPRLCRLFYMVLDWEKYIELAYGLQNRTTTNTGIKRMGAQLLGIVFVTCLNVAVTSLICRLVRLAVPLRVSKGEMQVEDDAVHGEQGFALVGDEERFEIAKHNTVYNMEYEPPSIVSKSLGDIQKV from the exons ATGGCGCTCCCCGCGAACCTTTTGCCGGACGAGGCGAGCCCCAAGTGGTTGAACAAGGCCGACAACGTGTGGCAGCTGACGGCGGCCACCCTCGTCGGCCTCCAGAGCATCCCGGGCCTCGTGATCCTCTACGGGAGCATGGTGAAGGGGAAGTGGGCTGTGCACTCAGCCTTCATGGCGTTCTACGCATTCGCGGCGGTCCTCATCTGCTGGGTCGGATGGGGCTACTGAATGTCATTCGGGGAGAGGCTGGCGCCCTTCCTAGGGGAACTGGGCGTGACACTGGACGAGGAGTATCTACTGGGGCAAGCCTTCGTGGGGCTGTTCCCGACGGCGACGATGGTGTTCTTCCAAGGCGTGTTCGCGGTGATCACGTTGATCTTGGTCGCTGGCGCCCTCCTGGGGAGGATGAACTTTAGGGCATGGATGGTGTTTGTGCCATTGTGGTTGACATGTTCGCACACGGTAGCCGCTTATACCATATGGTGCCCGGATGGATGGTTGGCTAAGCTTGGAGTGATTGATTTCTCCGGAGGTTATGTGATCCACCTTTCCTCTGGTGTTGGCGGATTCACGGCTGCCTACTGG GTGGGTCCAAGAGCAGACAAGGACAGGGAAAATTTCCCTCCCAACAACCTCATATTGATGCTCGCAGGGGCAGGCCTGCTTTGGATGGGGTGGACGGGTTTCAACGGCGGAGCCCCGTTCGCCGCCAGCAGCGTCACATCTCTGGCTGTCCTCAACACGCACGTGTGCGCCGCCACGAGCTCGCTGATGTGGCTGATCCTCGACTCCTTCCTATTTGGCGAGCCTTCCGTGGCCGGTGCGGTCAATGGCATGGTCACCGGCCTGGTTTGCATCACTCCTAGGT CAGGAGTGGTCCAAGGCTGGGCGGCGATCCTCATGGGAGTCGTTTCCGGGAGCGTCCCGTGGTACATGATGATGGTCCTCCACGACAAAGTCGGGCTCCTGAGGCAGGTCAATGACCCAATGTCCGTTCTCCACACCCACGCGGTTGCCGGCACCCTGGGTGGCATCCTCACCGGATTCTTTGCCGTGCCGAGGCTGTGTCGCCTCTTCTACATGGTGCTTGATTGGGAGAAGTACATCGAGCTCGCCTACGGCCTCCAGAACAGGACGACCACCAACACCGGGATCAAGCGGATGGGGGCCCAGCTCCTGGGCATCGTTTTTGTCACATGTCTCAACGTGGCCGTGACGAGCTTGATCTGCCGGCTCGTCCGGCTCGCGGTGCCTCTTAGGGTGAGCAAAGGGGAGATGCAAGTCGAGGACGACGCGGTCCATGGGGAGCAAGGGTTCGCGCTCGTGGGGGACGAGGAGAGGTTCGAGATTGCCAAGCACAACACGGTTTACAACATGGAGTACGAGCCTCCTTCGATCGTATCCAAATCTCTAGGAGATATCCAGAAGGTATAA